One genomic region from Thermocrinis sp. encodes:
- a CDS encoding hemerythrin domain-containing protein, with amino-acid sequence MLSITEYLTEEHRECDGLYAEVEKLIREGKWEEGERAFEEFKNETLKHFEREEAVLFPEFEGRTGIVMGPTQVMRMEHAQARELIERMERALKNRNREEFLSIGDTFMILIQQHNLKEEQILYPMCDQHLDVSEMIQKMESV; translated from the coding sequence ATGTTGAGCATAACCGAATACCTAACGGAAGAGCATAGGGAGTGTGATGGCCTTTATGCAGAAGTAGAAAAGCTAATAAGGGAAGGAAAGTGGGAAGAAGGGGAGAGAGCCTTTGAGGAGTTCAAAAATGAAACACTAAAGCACTTTGAGAGGGAAGAGGCGGTGCTCTTTCCAGAGTTTGAGGGTAGAACGGGCATAGTGATGGGTCCAACACAGGTGATGCGCATGGAACACGCCCAGGCAAGGGAGCTTATTGAAAGGATGGAAAGAGCTTTAAAAAACAGAAATAGAGAGGAGTTTCTATCCATAGGAGACACTTTTATGATCCTGATCCAACAGCACAATCTAAAGGAAGAGCAAATACTCTATCCTATGTGTGATCAGCATCTGGATGTCTCAGAGATGATCCAGAAGATGGAAAGCGTATGA
- the tilS gene encoding tRNA lysidine(34) synthetase TilS, translated as MMNTSYSKLLRKVITLQRRENLIPPESSILIGFSGGIDSSCLAVAMLKLREFFKLKKIALLHVNHMIRGEESYRDEEFAKSFAQKLSLEIFIKRVDVPKIAKEKGENIEACAREERYRVFEEVRREENFDFVATAHHLGDLVETILLWLTRGTGLEGLLGFEPKEGYIVRPLYLATREDIKDFAKKEGIQWVEDSTNYDLSYTRNLIRHRVIPELKKINKNLEETLLRMREVLKEENRLLNELTAGAIEKVRKEGRKAFLELDPAIQRRVVVQLYGIKNFKEVSKIINRIKKGDKL; from the coding sequence ATGATGAATACCAGCTATTCTAAACTCCTGAGAAAGGTAATCACACTCCAAAGGAGAGAAAATCTTATCCCGCCAGAGAGCTCAATCCTTATAGGTTTTTCTGGAGGTATAGACTCTTCCTGCTTGGCTGTGGCTATGCTCAAGCTAAGAGAATTTTTTAAACTCAAAAAAATAGCTCTTTTGCACGTAAATCATATGATAAGAGGGGAAGAATCATACAGGGATGAAGAGTTTGCTAAAAGCTTTGCTCAAAAGCTCTCCCTTGAGATTTTTATAAAACGAGTGGATGTTCCAAAGATAGCTAAGGAAAAAGGAGAAAACATTGAAGCTTGCGCAAGAGAAGAAAGATATAGAGTGTTTGAAGAGGTCAGAAGAGAAGAAAACTTTGATTTTGTAGCTACCGCTCACCATCTGGGGGATCTGGTAGAAACTATACTTCTCTGGCTAACAAGGGGCACGGGACTTGAGGGTCTCTTGGGCTTTGAACCAAAGGAAGGCTACATAGTAAGACCGCTCTACCTTGCTACAAGAGAAGATATAAAGGATTTTGCAAAAAAGGAAGGCATTCAATGGGTTGAAGACAGCACAAACTACGACCTATCTTATACGAGAAATCTCATAAGACACAGAGTTATACCGGAGCTTAAAAAGATAAACAAAAACTTAGAAGAAACACTACTTAGGATGAGAGAAGTTCTAAAGGAAGAAAATAGGCTTTTAAACGAGCTAACCGCTGGGGCTATTGAAAAAGTGAGAAAGGAAGGAAGAAAGGCTTTTTTGGAGCTTGATCCAGCTATTCAAAGGCGTGTAGTGGTCCAGCTTTATGGCATTAAAAACTTCAAAGAGGTAAGCAAAATCATAAACAGGATAAAAAAAGGTGATAAATTATAA
- the gcvT gene encoding glycine cleavage system aminomethyltransferase GcvT: MHTTPFYGIHKSINAKFTEFASYSMPLYYSSIVEETLAVRNFVGVFDVSHMGRIWVRGTGVKQKLDFLTTNSLEKLRSGKVQYNLLTNEKGGIKDDVTIYMIEEDEYFLCVNSANRQKVIDWFLSWDIPVEDWTFQSVQIALQGKEAEAKISKFFEVKDMKRYNFLRDKDLIVSRTGYTGEDGFEIYAPTEVGKEIFLELIKDVMPCGLGARDVLRIEAGFPLYGHEISEDISPLSANLDRFVSKDKEFIGKKAMFEKEVKRKLFGLEMLEKGVPREGYEIYYNGKAIGVVSSGTFSPTSKKGIALCFVDIEHRLEGKEVYISIRGKFHRARLRSYPFV; encoded by the coding sequence CCCTTATACTACTCTTCTATAGTTGAAGAAACCTTAGCGGTAAGAAACTTTGTAGGCGTTTTTGACGTTTCCCATATGGGAAGAATATGGGTTAGGGGCACAGGTGTTAAGCAAAAGCTGGATTTTCTGACAACAAATTCCTTGGAAAAGCTCCGCAGTGGAAAGGTTCAGTATAACTTGCTTACAAACGAAAAGGGGGGGATAAAAGATGATGTAACTATATACATGATTGAAGAAGATGAGTACTTTCTGTGCGTTAATTCTGCCAACAGGCAAAAGGTAATAGACTGGTTTTTGTCTTGGGACATACCAGTGGAAGATTGGACCTTCCAAAGTGTTCAAATAGCCCTTCAGGGTAAAGAAGCAGAGGCAAAGATAAGCAAGTTCTTTGAAGTTAAGGACATGAAAAGATATAACTTTCTCAGGGACAAAGATTTAATAGTGTCTCGCACAGGATACACTGGAGAGGATGGATTTGAGATATACGCTCCTACGGAGGTTGGCAAAGAGATATTTTTAGAGCTTATCAAAGATGTAATGCCTTGTGGTCTTGGTGCAAGAGATGTGCTAAGAATAGAAGCGGGCTTTCCCCTCTACGGACATGAAATATCCGAGGATATATCTCCACTTTCTGCAAACTTAGACCGGTTTGTAAGTAAAGATAAAGAATTTATAGGAAAGAAGGCTATGTTTGAAAAAGAAGTAAAAAGAAAGCTCTTTGGTTTGGAAATGTTGGAAAAAGGAGTGCCAAGGGAGGGGTATGAAATATACTACAATGGCAAGGCTATAGGGGTGGTCTCCAGTGGAACCTTTTCTCCCACAAGCAAAAAAGGAATAGCTCTGTGCTTTGTGGATATAGAGCACAGGTTGGAGGGAAAGGAAGTATATATCTCAATCAGAGGGAAATTCCATAGAGCGAGACTGAGGAGTTATCCTTTTGTATGA